DNA sequence from the Podospora pseudocomata strain CBS 415.72m chromosome 2 map unlocalized CBS415.72m_2.2, whole genome shotgun sequence genome:
GGACCGGCACCATCGGCTCCTACATCACGACGTCCCTACTCCGTGCCCAGCCCCGGTTCCCTCAAATCAcgctcttcacctcccccggGACCGCCGAAAAGAAGGCATCTCAGATCGCGAAATGGAAGTCGGATGGTCTCTCAGTCATTGTTGGTGACCTAACTTCATCCGCCGACGTCAAGTCCGCATATCAGTCTTCCCAAGCAGACACAGTCATCTCAGCAGTTGGGCGCGGAGGTCTTCAGCACCAGATCGAACTGCTGCGTCTGGCTGAGGAGTCCAACACTGTCCAGTGGTTCTTGCCGAGCGAGTATGGCACTGATATTGAGCACAACGACAAGAGCCCTGATGAGAAGCCCCACCAGTTGAAGCTCAAGGTGCGGAAATACATTAGAGACGAGCTAAGGAGGGTCAAGGTGACATATGTGGTCACTGGGCCGTATTTCGATATGTGGGTTGACACGGCTCCTGGTCTGGAGTCTGCTGGCGGCTTCAAGcctgaggagaagaaggcgtgGATTattgaggatggagagggcaAAATTGGCTTTTGCACCATGTGGGAGTAAGTCTTTTTCTATCTTTCTCGCTATCAATTGAGAATATCCAACTAACAAGGTGAATCAGTGTGGGCAAGTTCGTTGTTGGAACACTCCGTCATCCCGAGGAGTCTTTTGGGAAGGCTCTCAAGGTCCAAAGCTTCATTGTTTCGCCCAACGAAGTTCTGGCCGAGTATGAGAAGCAGACTGGCGCCAAGTGGGAGGTCACCAAGACGCCCCTGGATGACCTCAAATCTTTGGAAACTGACTTGTGGGCAAAAGGCAATCCTAGGGCGACCAGTGCCACACTCCGACGGATCTGGGCTGAAGGGGGGACTTTGTATGAAAAGAACGACAATGATGTGTTGAATGTGGAAGGTTTGGATTCCTTGGCAGATGCTGTGAAGCACGCGCTCGTAGGAGGGTACAAGGCCGATACCTTTTAGGTTACCAGTACCAATATCTTATGAAATGAGAGGAAGTCTAATGAGCATTCTTGTTCTAAGTGGTGGGAGAGTATGGAAGCTTAATTGATTAGATAGCGGGGTCTCTTATGGCCCCACTAACAATGCATGTTTCTTATTGGTCATCGAGTTCAGCAGTCGCTCCCGGCAGGCACTGTCAATAATTTTCTTCGACGCAAGAAACTTTTGAATGAATT
Encoded proteins:
- a CDS encoding uncharacterized protein (EggNog:ENOG503NZTH; COG:S) encodes the protein MTFTPTRILIFGGTGTIGSYITTSLLRAQPRFPQITLFTSPGTAEKKASQIAKWKSDGLSVIVGDLTSSADVKSAYQSSQADTVISAVGRGGLQHQIELLRLAEESNTVQWFLPSEYGTDIEHNDKSPDEKPHQLKLKVRKYIRDELRRVKVTYVVTGPYFDMWVDTAPGLESAGGFKPEEKKAWIIEDGEGKIGFCTMWDVGKFVVGTLRHPEESFGKALKVQSFIVSPNEVLAEYEKQTGAKWEVTKTPLDDLKSLETDLWAKGNPRATSATLRRIWAEGGTLYEKNDNDVLNVEGLDSLADAVKHALVGGYKADTF